The Megasphaera stantonii genome includes a window with the following:
- the tkt gene encoding transketolase, with protein MSTIDTTCVNAIRVLSADAIQKANSGHPGLPLGAAPIAYELWANHMKHNAKNPKWADRDRFILSGGHGSMLLYSLLHLFGYGLTLDDVKQFRQDGSLTPGHPEYGHTVGVEATTGPLGAGMSMAVGMAMAEAHLAAVFNKPEYPVVDHYTFVLGGDGCMMEGISSEAFSLAGTLGLSKLIVLYDSNNISIEGGTDIAFTENVQERMQAFGFQTLEVADGNDLEAIGKAIEEAKADTEHPSFITIHTQIGYGCPAKQGKASAHGSPLGDENIVAMKENLGWPSTEPFYVPDEVYAHYEELSKKGAAAEDAWNALFADYAAKYPDMKAKWDAFHSAVDAQALLENEDFWAYADKPQATRNLSGIMINRLKDLVPQLIGGSADLAPSNKTYMDDAGDFSKGNYGGRNFHFGVRELAMGGMTNGLALHGGLRPYAGTFFVFSDYMKPMIRLAALMKLPTTYVLTHDSIGVGEDGPTHEPIEQLAMLRATPNVNVFRPADATETAAGWYLAVTSQETPTALVLTRQNLPQLAGSSKEALKGGYIVADAAKETPDAIIIASGSEVSLAVEAKDMLAKEGVDVRVVSMPCMELFEQQDDVYKAQVLPANVRARVAVEAASDFGWGKYVGLDGATVTMQGFGASAPAELLFEKFGFTAENVANTVKSVLK; from the coding sequence ATGAGTACAATTGACACGACTTGTGTAAATGCAATCCGCGTGTTGTCGGCAGACGCCATTCAAAAGGCAAACTCCGGCCATCCGGGCCTTCCCTTGGGCGCCGCGCCGATTGCATACGAATTGTGGGCTAACCATATGAAGCACAACGCTAAAAATCCGAAATGGGCCGATCGCGACCGCTTTATCTTGTCCGGCGGCCACGGTTCCATGCTGCTCTATTCGCTGCTGCACCTCTTCGGCTACGGCCTGACCCTCGACGACGTGAAGCAGTTCCGCCAGGACGGCTCCCTGACGCCGGGCCATCCCGAATACGGCCACACCGTCGGCGTAGAAGCTACGACGGGCCCCCTGGGTGCCGGCATGTCCATGGCCGTCGGCATGGCAATGGCCGAAGCTCATTTGGCAGCCGTATTCAACAAGCCCGAATATCCCGTCGTTGACCATTACACCTTCGTCCTCGGCGGCGACGGCTGCATGATGGAAGGCATCTCCTCGGAAGCCTTCTCTTTGGCAGGCACGCTGGGCCTGAGCAAGCTGATCGTCCTGTACGACAGCAACAACATCTCCATCGAAGGCGGCACGGATATCGCCTTTACGGAAAACGTGCAGGAACGGATGCAGGCCTTCGGCTTCCAGACGCTGGAAGTTGCCGACGGCAACGATTTGGAAGCTATCGGCAAAGCCATCGAAGAAGCGAAAGCCGATACGGAACATCCGTCCTTTATTACGATTCATACCCAGATCGGCTACGGCTGCCCGGCTAAGCAGGGCAAGGCTTCGGCTCACGGATCGCCCCTAGGAGACGAAAACATCGTCGCCATGAAGGAAAACCTCGGCTGGCCGAGCACGGAACCGTTCTACGTTCCCGACGAAGTATACGCTCATTATGAAGAATTGAGCAAAAAAGGCGCGGCGGCAGAAGATGCCTGGAACGCCTTGTTTGCTGACTACGCAGCGAAATATCCCGATATGAAAGCGAAATGGGACGCCTTCCACAGCGCCGTAGACGCGCAGGCTCTCTTGGAAAATGAAGACTTCTGGGCCTACGCCGACAAGCCGCAGGCCACGCGCAACCTGTCGGGCATCATGATCAACCGCCTGAAAGACCTCGTGCCGCAGCTCATCGGCGGCAGCGCCGACCTGGCTCCGTCCAACAAGACGTACATGGACGACGCCGGCGATTTCAGCAAGGGCAACTATGGCGGCCGCAACTTCCACTTCGGCGTCCGCGAACTGGCCATGGGCGGCATGACCAACGGCCTGGCCCTCCACGGCGGCCTTCGTCCCTATGCCGGCACCTTCTTCGTATTCAGCGATTACATGAAGCCGATGATTCGCCTGGCCGCTTTGATGAAGCTGCCGACGACTTACGTATTGACCCACGACAGCATCGGCGTCGGCGAAGACGGCCCGACGCACGAACCGATCGAACAGCTGGCTATGCTCCGGGCTACGCCGAACGTCAACGTATTCCGTCCGGCCGACGCGACGGAAACGGCTGCCGGCTGGTATCTGGCCGTTACGAGCCAGGAAACGCCGACGGCTCTCGTCCTGACCCGCCAGAACCTGCCGCAGCTTGCCGGCAGCAGCAAGGAAGCCCTGAAGGGCGGCTATATCGTAGCCGACGCGGCGAAGGAAACGCCTGATGCAATCATCATCGCCAGCGGCTCCGAAGTATCTTTGGCTGTGGAAGCCAAGGATATGCTGGCGAAAGAAGGCGTCGACGTCCGCGTCGTCAGCATGCCCTGCATGGAACTCTTCGAGCAGCAGGACGACGTCTATAAGGCTCAGGTCCTTCCGGCCAATGTCCGCGCCCGCGTAGCCGTAGAAGCGGCTTCCGACTTCGGCTGGGGCAAATACGTCGGCCTCGACGGCGCGACCGTTACGATGCAGGGCTTTGGCGCTTCGGCTCCGGCAGAACTGCTCTTCGAAAAATTCGGCTTCACGGCAGAAAACGTAGCTAACACGGTAAAGAGCGTATTAAAATAA
- a CDS encoding HAD family hydrolase codes for MDKKYFFFDIDNTLGLSISSIIPADTAYCLRQLRRRGHFVSIATGRLQCDAQHFADRYSIPAVVSDGGNSLSLDGEILEMEGLPLEPCKALLRELDERRLPWAVVTDNTICRYTPYADYPCADPKNYMKTVVRPVAIDSLDAVYKITYARPADEQNEPDRQGLPHLTYLDHTYLVEPTDKGKGILNMLKRVGGRPEDAVVFGDGLNDISMFRKPFFSIAMGNAKAELKERADYITDDNDKGGILHACVKFGWI; via the coding sequence ATGGATAAAAAATATTTCTTTTTCGATATCGACAACACCTTAGGCCTCAGCATTTCCAGCATCATTCCGGCTGATACGGCCTACTGCCTGCGCCAGCTCCGGCGGCGGGGCCATTTCGTTTCCATCGCCACGGGCCGCCTGCAGTGCGACGCCCAGCATTTTGCCGACCGCTACAGCATTCCGGCCGTCGTATCCGACGGCGGCAACAGCCTGTCCCTCGACGGCGAAATCTTGGAAATGGAAGGGCTGCCCCTGGAGCCGTGCAAAGCCCTCCTGCGCGAGCTGGACGAACGCCGCCTTCCCTGGGCCGTCGTGACGGACAACACGATATGCCGCTATACGCCCTACGCCGACTACCCCTGTGCCGACCCGAAGAACTACATGAAAACGGTCGTGCGCCCCGTCGCTATCGACAGCCTCGACGCAGTCTATAAGATTACTTACGCCCGGCCGGCAGACGAACAAAACGAGCCGGACCGGCAGGGCCTTCCGCACCTGACCTACTTAGACCATACGTACCTCGTCGAGCCGACAGATAAGGGAAAGGGCATTCTCAACATGCTGAAGCGCGTCGGCGGCAGGCCCGAAGACGCCGTCGTCTTCGGTGACGGGCTGAACGACATTTCCATGTTCCGCAAGCCCTTCTTTTCCATCGCCATGGGCAACGCCAAGGCGGAGTTGAAAGAACGGGCCGACTATATTACAGACGACAACGACAAAGGCGGCATCCTTCATGCCTGCGTCAAATTCGGCTGGATATAA
- a CDS encoding replication-associated recombination protein A, with amino-acid sequence MSGDDLFSMASERQKASFEPLAVRMRPQTLDEIYGQEQIVGAGTFLRAMIERDTIPSLLLYGPSGVGKTTLAHVIACETNSRFVRLNAVTAGTAELRKVIQEAKDAVHLYQRRTILFIDEIHRFNKGQQDVLLPYVEDGTVILVGATTENPYFEVNRPLLSRLRVVPLSPLSEEAIAAVLRRALGDTEKGLGVHHLAASEEVLRTMARLADCDARVGLNLLEQAAMLVPDGGELSHDVVEKVAGRKVYTYDKKGDAHYDTASAFIKSMRGSDPDAALHYLARMIEGGEQPSFIARRLVICAAEDVGLADPQALVIANAAAQAVQFVGWPEGRIILAEAVVYVACAPKSNSAYMAVDAALADVRRGGCGDVPAYLRDSHYSGAASLGRGEGYQYPHSFPGGWVEQQYLPDPLKDKTYYKPSAYGKEKDIAARWRERRGGK; translated from the coding sequence ATGAGCGGAGACGATTTATTTTCTATGGCCAGCGAGCGGCAGAAGGCATCCTTCGAGCCCTTAGCCGTCCGGATGAGGCCGCAGACATTAGATGAAATATACGGGCAGGAACAGATTGTCGGGGCGGGAACGTTCCTGCGGGCTATGATCGAGCGCGACACCATTCCTTCCCTGCTGCTGTACGGGCCGTCGGGCGTCGGCAAGACGACCTTGGCTCACGTCATTGCCTGCGAAACGAACAGCCGCTTCGTCCGCCTGAATGCCGTCACAGCCGGCACGGCGGAGCTGCGCAAGGTCATTCAGGAAGCGAAGGACGCCGTGCACCTGTATCAGCGGCGGACGATTTTATTTATCGACGAAATCCATCGCTTCAACAAGGGACAGCAGGACGTCCTGCTGCCCTATGTGGAAGACGGTACGGTCATCCTCGTCGGAGCGACGACGGAGAACCCTTATTTTGAAGTGAACCGGCCCCTGTTGTCGCGGCTGCGCGTCGTGCCCCTGTCGCCCCTATCGGAAGAAGCTATTGCCGCCGTGCTGCGTCGTGCCCTGGGGGATACGGAAAAAGGGCTGGGAGTTCATCATCTCGCCGCGTCGGAAGAAGTCCTGCGGACGATGGCCCGCCTGGCCGACTGCGACGCCCGCGTAGGGCTGAACCTGCTGGAGCAGGCGGCCATGCTCGTGCCCGACGGGGGAGAGCTGAGCCATGACGTCGTAGAAAAGGTGGCCGGCCGCAAGGTGTATACGTATGATAAAAAGGGCGACGCCCATTACGATACGGCGTCGGCCTTCATCAAGAGCATGCGCGGCTCCGATCCCGACGCGGCCCTCCACTATCTGGCCCGCATGATCGAAGGGGGCGAGCAGCCTTCCTTTATCGCCAGACGGCTGGTCATCTGCGCCGCCGAAGACGTAGGGCTGGCCGACCCGCAGGCCTTGGTCATTGCCAACGCGGCGGCTCAGGCCGTGCAGTTCGTCGGCTGGCCTGAAGGCCGGATTATCTTGGCGGAAGCCGTCGTGTACGTGGCCTGCGCGCCGAAGAGCAACAGCGCCTACATGGCTGTCGACGCGGCTCTGGCCGACGTGCGCCGCGGCGGCTGCGGCGACGTGCCGGCTTATTTGCGGGACAGCCACTACAGCGGCGCCGCTTCCCTGGGACGGGGCGAGGGGTATCAGTATCCCCATTCGTTCCCCGGCGGCTGGGTAGAACAGCAGTATTTGCCGGACCCGCTGAAAGACAAGACCTATTACAAGCCGTCGGCTTACGGCAAGGAAAAGGACATAGCCGCGCGCTGGCGAGAACGGCGGGGCGGCAAGTGA
- a CDS encoding YgiQ family radical SAM protein encodes MSSQFLVTSRRDMEERGWDQLDFVYINGDAYVDHPSFAAAVIGRVLESRGYRVGIISQPDWHSAEPFKALGRPRLAALITAGNLDSMLNEKTAAKKFRSRDNYSPGGETGRRPERATIVYANRMREAYKDVPIIIGGIEASLRRFAHYDYWSNKVRHSILLDSKADILSYGMGERSVAEIADALAEGKTTAEMYDIRGICYVTSRAPLSDKAVMCPSYEEVRDDKKAFAEAFKIQYEEQDPYHGRTIIQPSENRFVVQTPPALPLTTEEMDAIYELPFQRRWHPMYDEAGGVPALQEVQFSLTSQRGCFGHCHFCAITSHQGRIIQHRSHESLLREAKRMTELPDFKGYIHDVGGPTANFRHEACGKQRISGACRNRHCIGSEVCPNLDTSHEDYRRLLREIRQVPGVKKVFVRSGLRYDYVLADHNKKFVEELCQYHVSGQLKVAPEHVVKHVTDLMGKADAQAFLKFKEWFDEANRKLGKKQYLVPYFMSSHPGCTLRDAVELAEFLRDMHMQPEQVQDFIPTPGSLSTAMYYTGMNPLTGEKVYVARRPEEKQMQRALMQYKNPANYDIVYKALCQAGRRDLIGFGPKCLIPPRRLKGTRPEQTPQRRGSLQLPKKTRRRDTRGRK; translated from the coding sequence ATGAGCAGTCAATTTTTAGTGACCAGCCGCCGGGATATGGAAGAACGGGGCTGGGACCAACTCGACTTCGTATATATTAACGGCGACGCTTACGTCGACCACCCCAGCTTTGCCGCGGCGGTCATCGGCCGCGTCCTGGAGAGCCGGGGATACCGCGTCGGCATCATATCCCAGCCGGACTGGCACAGCGCAGAGCCTTTCAAGGCTTTGGGCAGGCCGCGCCTGGCGGCGTTGATTACGGCGGGAAATCTCGACTCCATGCTGAATGAAAAGACGGCGGCGAAGAAGTTCCGCAGCCGCGACAACTATTCGCCGGGAGGAGAAACGGGACGCCGGCCTGAACGGGCGACGATCGTCTACGCCAACCGCATGCGCGAAGCCTATAAGGACGTGCCGATCATTATCGGCGGCATTGAAGCCAGCCTGCGGCGCTTCGCCCATTACGATTACTGGTCCAATAAGGTCCGCCATTCGATCTTGTTGGACAGCAAGGCCGATATTTTAAGCTACGGCATGGGTGAGCGGTCCGTCGCCGAGATTGCCGATGCCCTGGCCGAAGGGAAGACGACGGCGGAAATGTACGACATACGCGGCATCTGCTATGTGACGAGCCGCGCGCCCTTGTCGGATAAAGCCGTCATGTGCCCGTCCTATGAAGAGGTCCGGGACGACAAAAAAGCCTTTGCCGAGGCCTTTAAAATCCAATATGAAGAGCAGGATCCCTATCACGGCCGGACGATTATCCAGCCGTCGGAAAATCGCTTTGTCGTGCAGACGCCGCCGGCCCTGCCGCTGACGACGGAGGAAATGGACGCCATTTACGAGCTGCCCTTTCAGCGGCGCTGGCATCCCATGTACGACGAGGCCGGCGGCGTGCCGGCCCTGCAGGAAGTACAGTTCAGCCTGACGAGCCAGCGCGGCTGCTTCGGCCACTGTCACTTTTGCGCTATTACGAGCCATCAGGGCCGGATTATCCAGCACCGCAGCCACGAATCGCTGTTGCGGGAAGCGAAGCGGATGACCGAGCTGCCTGACTTTAAAGGATACATTCACGATGTCGGCGGCCCGACGGCCAATTTCCGTCATGAAGCCTGCGGCAAGCAGCGCATATCCGGTGCCTGCCGCAACCGCCACTGCATCGGCAGCGAAGTCTGCCCGAATCTCGATACGTCCCATGAGGATTACCGCCGACTCCTGCGGGAAATCCGGCAGGTTCCGGGCGTGAAAAAGGTCTTTGTCCGCTCGGGGCTGCGGTATGACTACGTACTGGCGGATCATAATAAGAAATTCGTTGAAGAATTGTGTCAGTATCACGTCAGCGGCCAGCTGAAGGTAGCGCCGGAGCACGTCGTCAAGCACGTGACGGACTTGATGGGAAAAGCTGACGCACAGGCCTTTTTGAAATTTAAGGAATGGTTTGACGAGGCGAACCGCAAGCTGGGCAAAAAACAGTACCTCGTGCCTTATTTTATGTCCAGCCATCCAGGCTGTACGCTCCGCGACGCCGTGGAGCTGGCTGAATTTCTGCGGGACATGCATATGCAGCCCGAACAGGTGCAGGACTTTATTCCCACGCCGGGCAGCTTGTCGACGGCCATGTACTATACGGGCATGAATCCGCTTACGGGCGAAAAGGTATACGTCGCCCGCAGGCCGGAAGAAAAGCAGATGCAGCGGGCTCTTATGCAGTATAAGAACCCGGCGAACTACGATATCGTGTACAAGGCCCTGTGCCAGGCCGGACGGCGGGATCTCATCGGCTTTGGGCCGAAATGTCTCATTCCGCCGCGCCGTCTTAAAGGAACGCGGCCGGAACAGACGCCGCAGCGCCGCGGCAGCTTGCAGCTGCCGAAGAAGACGAGGCGCAGGGATACGAGGGGAAGAAAATGA
- a CDS encoding helix-turn-helix domain-containing protein encodes MPTVGEVLRTERERQGRTLKEISDALNIKRQYLAALEEDRYDDIPGVVFVKGFIRNYGNCLGMDGGALVDTYKASLTGRTPQPEVRAAMPVRRSKDKKRAKHKEAKKKGRNGKWPEITIIAGVILFLLLIVWIMI; translated from the coding sequence ATGCCAACTGTTGGAGAAGTTTTGCGAACGGAACGGGAACGGCAGGGGCGGACATTGAAGGAAATTTCCGATGCGTTGAATATTAAGCGCCAGTACCTGGCCGCACTGGAAGAAGATAGATATGACGATATTCCCGGCGTCGTCTTCGTCAAGGGCTTTATCCGAAATTACGGAAACTGCCTGGGAATGGACGGCGGCGCGCTGGTGGACACGTATAAGGCGTCGCTGACCGGGCGGACGCCGCAGCCGGAGGTGCGGGCCGCCATGCCCGTACGCCGGAGCAAAGACAAGAAACGAGCGAAACACAAGGAAGCAAAGAAAAAAGGCAGAAATGGAAAATGGCCGGAAATTACGATTATTGCCGGCGTGATTCTGTTCCTGCTGTTAATTGTGTGGATTATGATATAA
- a CDS encoding FtsK/SpoIIIE family DNA translocase, protein MAERKTRKTSRTAGRRKKTGTAKQGASLLKFEIIGLVCIFLGIFATIGIIGVDTGSIGYSLDGLLAYGFGFGRIVASLSLIVLGLKYIMVRKACPVTKQWLVGFWIYSLFLTWIHVVFIPEGTEFMPASLRVGGGVIGAVLSSALRELLGQFGAVLVLIIACVVTAIIWKKWSISKPVTIVSHKASEEVSKMSDKAVEGLQGASTALKEWHRPHIFDFQKEEEKERAALDLPKTPLPLEPAPPERAEEDDVAYTPVYAESGAARVDLADDADIVREEAYELPEDERDFELEDENCDAEEAGEDRPSLAGTTDVLDEELAHIKPVEVEQTATAADIGPVGASAVPKAQGERTYRLPPLSILQHGKDQSGGVSDEVRQNARILQETLQSFNIDAKILNASQGPAVTRYELEPAAGVKVSKIVHLADDLALKLAATDIRIEAPIPGKAAVGIEVPNKKLSGVMLRDVLDTDAFRLAAGGVPVSLGKDIAGNPVIADLTKMPHLLVAGSTGSGKSVCINTFIASILFKQRPEDVKLILIDPKVVELSNYNGLPHLLTPVVTDPKKAASVLRWAVREMDDRYKRFADTKTRDISRYNELHPETAMPFVVIIIDELADLMMVASSDVEESICRLAQKARACGMHLVLATQRPSVDVLTGLIKANVPSRIAFAVSSQVDSRTILDMAGAEKLIGKGDMLFYPMGASKPLRVQGAFISDGEIDKVVEYIKAQSRPQYSESVQKAQEETGGGEGEFFEDDLMPQAIDMVLETGQASASMLQRRFRVGYTRAARMIDMMEAMGIVGPNNGSKARDILMTADEVQQKYLSNM, encoded by the coding sequence ATGGCAGAACGTAAGACCCGCAAGACTAGCCGGACGGCGGGACGGAGAAAGAAAACGGGGACGGCGAAGCAAGGTGCGTCCCTGCTGAAATTTGAAATTATCGGATTAGTCTGTATCTTTTTGGGAATTTTTGCGACGATTGGTATTATCGGCGTCGACACGGGCAGCATCGGCTATTCTCTGGACGGGCTGCTGGCCTATGGCTTTGGCTTCGGCCGCATCGTTGCGTCCTTGTCCCTCATCGTGCTGGGGCTGAAGTATATCATGGTCCGCAAGGCCTGCCCTGTTACGAAGCAATGGCTGGTCGGATTTTGGATATACAGTTTGTTTTTGACCTGGATTCACGTCGTCTTCATTCCCGAAGGGACAGAATTCATGCCGGCGAGCCTGCGCGTCGGCGGTGGCGTCATCGGGGCGGTGCTGTCTTCGGCCCTGCGGGAGCTTCTGGGACAGTTCGGCGCCGTACTGGTGCTTATCATCGCCTGCGTCGTGACGGCGATTATATGGAAAAAATGGTCTATTTCCAAGCCCGTGACGATTGTGTCGCATAAGGCGTCGGAGGAAGTGTCCAAAATGTCGGACAAAGCAGTCGAAGGCCTGCAGGGCGCGTCTACGGCCCTAAAAGAATGGCACCGGCCCCATATTTTTGATTTTCAGAAGGAAGAAGAAAAGGAACGGGCGGCCTTGGACCTGCCGAAGACACCTTTGCCGTTGGAGCCTGCGCCGCCTGAAAGAGCAGAGGAAGACGACGTGGCCTATACGCCTGTCTATGCCGAAAGCGGCGCGGCGCGCGTCGATTTGGCCGACGATGCTGATATAGTCCGGGAAGAGGCTTATGAGCTGCCGGAAGACGAACGGGACTTTGAACTGGAAGATGAGAACTGTGACGCTGAAGAGGCCGGTGAAGACCGGCCGTCTCTCGCTGGTACGACGGACGTGCTGGACGAAGAGCTGGCCCACATCAAGCCCGTCGAAGTAGAGCAGACGGCGACGGCGGCCGATATCGGCCCGGTCGGAGCTAGCGCAGTGCCCAAGGCGCAGGGGGAACGGACGTACCGCCTGCCGCCGTTGTCCATCTTGCAGCATGGCAAGGATCAGAGCGGCGGCGTGAGCGACGAAGTGCGGCAGAACGCCCGCATCCTGCAGGAAACGCTGCAGAGCTTCAACATCGACGCCAAAATCCTGAACGCCAGCCAGGGCCCGGCCGTTACGCGGTATGAATTAGAGCCGGCGGCAGGCGTCAAGGTCAGCAAGATCGTCCACCTGGCCGACGATTTGGCCTTGAAACTGGCGGCGACGGATATCCGCATTGAAGCGCCTATTCCCGGAAAGGCCGCCGTGGGCATCGAAGTGCCGAATAAAAAATTATCCGGCGTCATGCTCCGCGACGTATTGGACACGGACGCTTTCCGGCTGGCTGCCGGCGGCGTGCCCGTCAGCCTGGGCAAGGATATTGCCGGCAACCCGGTCATCGCCGATTTGACGAAGATGCCTCATCTTCTCGTCGCCGGCTCGACGGGCTCGGGCAAGAGCGTATGCATCAATACCTTCATTGCCAGCATCTTGTTTAAGCAGCGGCCGGAGGACGTCAAGCTCATCCTCATCGACCCGAAGGTCGTTGAATTGTCGAATTACAACGGCCTGCCCCATTTGCTGACGCCTGTCGTGACGGACCCGAAAAAAGCGGCCAGCGTCCTCCGCTGGGCCGTGCGGGAAATGGACGACCGCTACAAGCGGTTTGCCGATACGAAGACCCGCGATATTTCGCGGTATAACGAGCTGCATCCGGAAACGGCCATGCCCTTTGTCGTCATCATCATCGACGAATTGGCCGACTTGATGATGGTTGCGTCCAGCGACGTAGAAGAGTCGATTTGCCGTCTGGCCCAGAAAGCCCGGGCCTGCGGCATGCACCTCGTCCTGGCGACGCAGCGCCCGTCTGTCGACGTGCTGACCGGATTGATCAAGGCCAACGTGCCGAGCCGCATTGCCTTTGCCGTATCGAGCCAGGTCGATTCGCGGACGATTCTCGATATGGCCGGCGCCGAAAAGCTCATCGGCAAGGGCGACATGCTCTTTTACCCCATGGGCGCGTCGAAGCCCCTGCGCGTGCAGGGCGCCTTTATTTCCGACGGAGAAATCGACAAGGTCGTCGAATACATCAAAGCCCAGAGCCGTCCGCAGTACAGCGAGTCCGTCCAGAAGGCGCAGGAAGAAACAGGCGGCGGAGAAGGCGAATTCTTTGAAGACGACCTCATGCCCCAGGCTATCGACATGGTGCTGGAAACGGGACAGGCCTCGGCCTCCATGCTGCAGCGCCGTTTCCGCGTGGGCTACACCCGGGCTGCCCGCATGATCGACATGATGGAAGCCATGGGCATCGTCGGCCCGAATAACGGCAGCAAGGCCAGAGATATATTGATGACTGCCGACGAAGTACAGCAGAAATATTTGAGCAATATGTAG
- a CDS encoding SpoIVB peptidase S55 domain-containing protein gives MIRLRMLRRLAARTCLAAVCCAMSLTAFAQDFMNVSEVREGMTGYAKTVVHGNTIETFPVEILGVMKNSGPSGDLILAKFSGPLIEETGGIAQGMSGSPVYIDGKLVGAIAYGWSFTNSRVGMITPIGDMLKLWNVPTKEEIRPFNARESSLIPIATPLMVSGFDGVSTEWMTSKLPQYNFMPVNTASAAADESPVPLEAGSSVAASLVNGDMKMGAIGTVTYVDGDNIVAFGHPFLKKGSMNYFMHNAYIFTIVNNMSSSFKLGSVGAEIGRINQDRGAGIAGLYGRLTAGIPVTINIRDTDTGANNVKRVKIIEDNELTPVLAATTVYNTVNKTIDRSGGGTATLSYTIRSSNGREKDISRHNMYYSVDNINEKSIDELYNVLDILKHNEFIDYPVLDIEMNVDITQAKKEARIVDATAAPVVVSPGDNVYFRVKLHPYRGADEVKTMSFTVPKDQPLGDMVLEIRGGGVIPLPYLIEKQRYNLTDEILERLRHYKDFADLKKTIEGEDANNDLVIEILQQGVSMIDDGGEKVVKEKIRGKEPPVQNKDIVKPDKRGLNDTGDREDAKSSIATPYIVKGDGQITIKVVSPAERDAFLAKNHQLNEAKAVISEEADEAAAASDEEAEDEKPREHKKDAPHGGQDGGDGQKNDVFRLVDLASRM, from the coding sequence ATGATACGATTACGCATGCTGCGGCGTCTCGCCGCGCGGACATGTCTGGCTGCCGTCTGCTGCGCCATGTCCCTCACTGCCTTTGCCCAGGACTTCATGAACGTCAGCGAAGTGCGCGAAGGCATGACGGGATACGCCAAGACGGTAGTTCACGGCAATACGATAGAAACATTTCCCGTAGAAATATTGGGAGTCATGAAAAACAGCGGCCCGTCCGGCGATTTGATACTGGCGAAATTTTCCGGACCGCTCATAGAGGAAACGGGCGGCATCGCCCAGGGCATGAGCGGCAGCCCCGTGTATATCGACGGCAAGCTCGTCGGGGCTATCGCCTACGGCTGGTCCTTTACGAATTCCCGCGTCGGCATGATTACGCCTATCGGCGATATGCTCAAGCTGTGGAACGTGCCGACGAAGGAAGAAATCCGGCCGTTCAACGCCAGGGAATCGTCGCTGATTCCTATTGCCACACCGCTCATGGTGAGCGGCTTCGACGGCGTGTCGACCGAATGGATGACGTCCAAGCTGCCTCAGTACAACTTCATGCCCGTCAATACGGCCTCGGCGGCGGCCGACGAATCGCCTGTGCCCTTGGAAGCGGGCAGCTCCGTAGCCGCGTCGCTGGTCAACGGCGATATGAAGATGGGCGCTATCGGCACGGTGACCTACGTAGACGGCGACAACATCGTCGCCTTCGGCCATCCGTTCCTGAAAAAAGGCAGCATGAATTACTTCATGCACAACGCCTATATATTTACCATTGTCAACAATATGTCCAGTTCCTTTAAACTGGGGTCCGTAGGCGCGGAAATCGGCCGCATTAATCAGGACCGGGGAGCGGGCATTGCCGGCCTGTACGGGCGGCTGACGGCGGGCATCCCCGTGACCATCAATATCCGCGACACCGATACGGGCGCGAATAACGTCAAGCGGGTCAAGATCATTGAAGACAACGAGCTGACGCCGGTCCTGGCTGCCACGACGGTGTACAACACGGTCAACAAGACCATCGACCGCAGCGGCGGCGGCACGGCGACCTTATCCTATACGATCCGGTCGTCTAACGGCCGGGAGAAGGACATCAGCCGTCACAACATGTACTACTCTGTCGACAATATCAACGAGAAGAGCATCGACGAGCTGTACAACGTACTGGATATACTCAAGCACAACGAATTCATCGACTATCCCGTACTGGATATTGAGATGAACGTCGATATTACGCAGGCTAAGAAAGAAGCGCGCATCGTCGACGCGACGGCGGCCCCCGTCGTCGTCAGCCCCGGCGACAACGTGTATTTCCGGGTCAAGCTCCACCCGTACCGCGGCGCCGATGAGGTGAAGACTATGAGCTTTACCGTCCCCAAGGACCAGCCCCTCGGCGATATGGTTCTGGAAATCCGCGGCGGCGGCGTGATTCCCCTGCCGTACTTGATTGAAAAGCAGCGCTACAATTTGACTGACGAAATTCTCGAACGGCTGCGCCATTACAAGGATTTTGCTGATTTGAAGAAGACCATTGAAGGCGAAGACGCTAATAACGATTTGGTTATCGAAATTTTGCAGCAAGGCGTTAGCATGATTGACGACGGCGGCGAAAAGGTCGTGAAGGAAAAAATCCGCGGCAAAGAACCGCCGGTGCAGAATAAGGATATCGTCAAGCCCGACAAGCGCGGACTGAACGATACGGGCGACAGGGAAGACGCCAAGTCGTCTATCGCTACGCCTTACATCGTCAAGGGCGACGGGCAGATTACGATTAAGGTCGTATCTCCGGCTGAGCGCGACGCCTTCTTGGCTAAAAATCATCAGCTCAACGAAGCGAAGGCCGTCATCAGCGAAGAAGCTGACGAAGCTGCGGCGGCCAGCGACGAAGAGGCTGAAGATGAAAAGCCAAGGGAACATAAGAAAGACGCGCCTCATGGCGGCCAGGACGGCGGCGACGGACAGAAAAACGACGTCTTTCGCCTGGTAGACCTGGCGTCGAGGATGTAA